The DNA segment ATCATGTTGTACAGCATGCGTGTCATCGAATCCCGACGAGGTCCCATCTGCTCCCAACTTCGGGTTTGGCAGCCGATACCCAAAGCGGACTTTTGGACACGGCTCAGCGTTGACCCGATCTCTGACGCTGTCATTATCGCCGGGAACATCGTGGCAATTTTCCGCCATTTCAAATCATAATGAAAGGCGGTCCCGTCATGCCTGGTTCATGTACTGCGCGTACTGTTGTCTCATCTCAAACTATTTTTTTAACAGATGAACCTGTGGTAGTGCTAGGAATAGCAATACATTGCACGACAGTTCAACGTTGGGATTTAGTGTCGCGTCTTGACAGCCTGCTAACTATCGGCGATAACACACCGAATATTCAACACCACTGCCCATCGTCAGTTTTTAGTGATCGCCCCCAAGAGACCCTGGATCTTCAACGTCGACAAGTGACCAAAAAACCAGATCCGGGATACAAAGCCAGGGGGATTTCAGCGCTGAGGTGCAGACTTTGCGTCATGGTTGAGCTGTCAGTGGTAGTGcagcaaccccaactcccGTTCCCGCCAGCAATCGGGTAgatccatcaccaacaccccaaCGGGTCCCGCTCAGCACTTCCGATCGCCGGCAGCTGCCCGTTAGTTAACAGGGTGCCATCCACCGTCCGGACACCGCTCCAGCCTCGAGGTCCGGATACGTAGTGCGGCAGTGAGACATTGCTTCATTGTCATTACTACTTCGTATTTCCGCGGCATCTGCAAATAAACGGTTATTAGTTTCCACGACTCACTTTGGCGGCTAGAGCGTGGTACGAGCAggaccacctcacctcagcAACACTGTCTCTGCCGCCGTCGATATTTTGGCGGGGCAGCGCCTGCAACCATAGCAGCGGGACTTAGTGTTCCGCAAAACCTGGGTTCGCCCTTGCGCAAAGAGCCGGCAGCATTGAGAGCAACAGATCCGAAAAGAAGCCAAGTCCCACTGCTATAACTTGTTGTATGTCCTCCCGAAAAAAACTTGAAAAGTCTTCAGCGATTCTCTTTgcagtggcggcggcgataCTCCGGCTCTGTCTGTCCGCCTCACCAAAACGTCATCGCTCAGCTTGTCGCGTTTCCCTGCTCGCTTTGGTCCCAAGATACGACCGATACGCTTATGCGACAAATCATTGATCATTTGCACGGCAATCTGACTGCTCAAGTGTTTTGCATTTATTTATCTGGCTGCTTTGTCCGCCCGCCCTGCCCACGAGGTCCCAATTGTTCCCCCCATCTGACACTTTTTTAGCGTGTCCTgtccaccaaccccaccatcaaatCTTCAGCACCGAGTTAAAAAACGTTCTCCGATATCGAATTGCGCCGACCGAGGCCCGTGTTCCGTCGAATAAGTTGCAGCCACAACCACCGGACGCATTGAGAGACGCCTACCTATCTTTTCGACCCTTTCACCTTGTTATCACCGGTCACCACCGATATCTATACATATCATATCGCGACAATTCCCCTGCTGGTGTCCACCACAAGACTCGAACATTCCCAGACGGGCAGCTCAACTCCACAACTCCGTTTTTACCCCGCGCAACAAGACAGGGATTTTCGCTTTTGGCGAAACGTCGCCCTGCTGTACCCCGCGTTTTGCCCACCCTCTCTGCCTCTCTGGACAGCACTTATACCCCGCGACCTGACGACGCACAAACAACGCGCCTTGTCAGCCAGCCTCCCCCGAACTCCTTGAGCAATCATCTCAACCTTTTCGCCCTTTTTTTGTGTCTCGGGCAGCCGCCCCTCAGCACCCTGTGAGTTGTTGCTCTCCTGTCGCCCCGCCCTGCAACCATCCTCTGACCGCCTCTTTATCTTCAGGTCTGCTGGCCAAGCATTTTGATGACTTGTGTCACTGCAAAGTCAGTCAGACGGCAGCCCAACAACAAGGCACTTGTGTAGGATCGCCCTTACCGAGCCTCCCGTTTGCCTTATTAGGCAGGCCACCccgcctctcccaccaccacaaagaCGCCGACCCCTTTCACCAAAGCCTCACAAAGCATATAAAGCAACAAAGAGAGACCGAACCCCTCCTTTGTGTGCCACGTGGTTTTATATATTGTCCTGTATTTTCTACAGTTCCTCCCCACTTCAACACCACACGCGCAATGTCATCTCCACAGGGCTCACCAAACGACATGAACGCCCAGTCATACATGCTCgtccccaacctccacgtACCAGACGCAAACACCAGCGAGATGGACCTGAACAGCCACTCATGGATGATGGCCACCGTCAtcgaagatgatgacttGATGTTTGGCGGCAAGCCTCTCAGTGCTTGGTATGAGGAGGACCGCCGCAGATTCAGCTCTGGccaagacgaggaggaagaaccAAGGGGCCGACAGAGGGAGCGCACCGAGAGCTCAACCCACCACTCGCAtcagcaccatccccaacaaccacaacaacatcgCCACCACGGAAAGAACACCAAAGACCCAAAGCAACAATAAAAACCTTTCCGCTTATCGATATCGTTCCCTCAGGCAGTCTCACAATGTCTGACGCATTGCATGTCTGTCCCACCTGGCACCAGCAAAGGCAGGCCTAGCCGGTGTCGCCTTGTGCTTTGGGGTTCTCGGCCTGGACCCTTCCGTACGAGTGTGGTTGCAACCGTcctgtaccaccaccaccacccatccaacACCATTTTACTCGTGATCTCCTCATTGGTCACACAGCATTCCGAGCTCGGTTGTTAAGCATATGGCTGCGTTCGTTTGCCTTGGGGCTTCCGGTCATGCCTATTTCACGCCTGGCCTTTTGTCACTGCCGGTCGCACCCGACGTCGGGTCTTGACCAACACGGATTCTCGGATGTGGGTTGCATAGCATCTCTTCAAGCATCAACGGTGTCGGGAATCTTTTCAACGCATATTTCCTCCTGTCATGCATTTTAGATGCTTTTCACATTTTGGACCGCGGCGTTTTGTCAATATCCGATTCTGAATGGCCCATGGTACCTGGCCGATCGGACTTGAGAGCGATTCTTTGTTCATTgttcctctctctttcatTCCTGTCGTTTTAATGATACCATTTTGCATAGTTTTTTCTTGCTCTTTGTTCTTTCTTTCACATCATGTCAGGTCATATGATAAcatgaggatggggttgcaTTTTGCGCTGCGTGTTCTCGATATCTCGATTTCTAACTTGTGATTAGATGTCTCAAGTTGCACATTATAGACATAACAATGAAGACTTGTCGGTCGGACCGATGTTTGGAAGGGAAAGGGTGGTATTATGGTATTGGTTCTGATGTCTTTTGACGGATGGCAGTTGGGAGGAAGGCtttgggatttggggtttgataggtggtgttgagattcGAGAATGAAGATGGATTGACAACTATTTCACCATAGTTAGCACCATATGCTAGATTCCAGGTGATTATGGCTATGGGATTGTCTCGGACTGCACAGCGCCACAACACTGCCTACTGGGGTATGGGCAGAATTAGTAAATATGCGAGCTCGCCTCATATTTTGATTGGACTCAGCTCGCTATGGCAAATTTTGATGAGGCAGTACGTGAGGCAGATCCCGCCAAGTCCATCACCCAGCTTTGAGAAGCAGGCTCTATGGGCGGTCATATCATTGGTCGTCTGGGTGACCCCTCATCTGAATTTTGACACCTTTCCGCGAACTCTTCTGGCCAACACATGTCGTTGATATCGAGCAGAACAACTACTAGCTATAACATCATTTAATACTGCATCACCCAACCCGCCGCCGTGCACATCATGGACAGCAAGTGCGAAAGGTGTCCCGATCAAGAGCTAGTGTGCTTTGGGGGGCCAGGAAGACATTGTGGTGAGGGCGATGCTCCGTGAAACAAGTCCAGCTATGCTACATCAAGAGGGGACGATTGCCTTGCCACTGTCTGAatcttccaggttgtctGTGTCTCATTCGGAGGATCATTATGAATGGAAAGACAACATAACGGCCTTCGCGCTGACAAGCCAGGGTGAAGACACTCCGAAAGTAGCCTACAAAGTTGGGGAGGGAAGTCAGAACGATGAATCCGATTTTGACGAGGTTGACTACCGCATCCCTATgaaaggaaagggaaagTGGAAAGCGGCCGTAACAAGCGAAAGTATGGGGGAAGATTCAGAGCGGACTGTCCCTCAGATAGAGAAACCTTTCTTGAGAAGACCGCAGAATGTAGACTccagggaggggaaggataAGTCTACGTTGTGGAAGTCAGTCACATTGCAAAAtcggggagaggagagacgACGTATTTTTGATAGCATTGCTCGACGGAATAGTGAGTCTTTCTGCCATCTTACCCTTGTGTTCAAGCGCCCCGCACTGCCCCCCGGTTTCCTTGTCTACCTAGCTAGGTATCTACATACTTATCATTTAAGAAGGATACAAGTATCGCGAACAGAAGGACCGAGAATATCGTGAGGCCTTGAACAAACAACATGTCGACGGCAGTGATCACATTCTTAGGATGGATGAGCTGGTCGCTGAAGGGAACCAGCCATGGAGTACATTCAATATGAGGCATATGTTGAAAGCCACTACTGCCCATGACATTCCGTTACAGAGCTCCAGATCGCACACCGTGGAGAGCCATGACGTCCCCCTCAGCGATCATGATTGGATATCTGGGAAACATCCAGACGATCCAATGGCTGAAGATCGTTTGGGTACCAGATGCTTTGACCGGACCGTCACACGCACAGGGCTGCCAAAGTCAATTACAGACCATAGTAGCGATCTCGCACCATCGGAAAATTTTGTTTTGGAAGATAACAACAAATCAGATGGGCATAAAATTCAGAGGTTCGGATCCGTTAAAGCTACTACCCTTCTGAGAAACTCTGGTCCGTCAGGACTTATGGACACCAGCCCGACTCAGCATCTGAAGCCAAAGCTTTAGTGGCATCTGAAAAATTCAAGCGCCGGAAGATGTGGATGTGAAGCTTGCACCCTTGAAGGACGACACTGCCATGGGATCCGTACCTGATTTAGGATATGGATTGCCCAGGGAATTGTCTATTAGGCCCCAAAACAAGTCAAAGACGGACGATGGGAATATACATGAAGATCAGTCTGATAATCAGACAGTTTATTCGGACGATGGCAGCATTGATGGTGACATCCTCAATGTCTGCAAGACTGAGCTGGCCAATTCCCTTGTCAATCATATCCGCCAGCTGGAGGTAGGACCGGAAGGCTatgccaacatcaccaggAAGCTACCCCCGTTGCTCAAAGCCTTCGCCTTGAGAATATGAATCCAGGCTCATCGTAGATGCCGAGGGATGTTATGTTCTTTGTGCACAAGTATCGCGAGTAAGTTAACGTCCAATTGAAGTGCAATTTGGAGCATATGAGCAGATCGCTAATCCTCAGCAGCGATATATCTGAGCTGTGCCGATGTTCGTTGACACCATCAACTGACGATAGACTGTCAGCGAAGCCGGCATCAGAATATAATGGGACAAGCACTGAAGCCCTGGGATCACGGATCATAAACTGGATTCAACATGATGAAGACAGTGACAGCACTGGACTCGAGCAGTAACCTTCCAAAGAGACACCAGATGAACTGCCAGTTGAAGTTGAAGCCGACGGAATTAACTTCATGCCGGACGACCACCAATATCGAGAAGCGTTATTTGAGTCTCCATCTTATCAATGGCTTCTATCCAGCCTTGTTCGAGACAACAGTGTGTCCTGCCACGCCATGAACGCTATCAGATCCAACATCCTGGCACAGCGGCCCCGTACGCGACAAGTGAGTCGTCGTATTCCCTCTGAGGTTCATTCTGTATGTTTTAAGACCGGGTTGGATTCAATTGGGTTTGTAAGTGTAGGGCGGTGGCCAAGTGTAGTCACTGCCCACAAAAGAGAGGCCACAAGGCAGAGAAATTGGTTGACAAATTGATATTACagttggttgttgttagTTGTTCCGAGTAAAAGTAAACGGTAAGCCAAATTCAGCCTTAAGAGCAAAAAGGTGTGGGTCTGGTGAAAAGCAGGCCCTTTGTAGGTGCCCCACAATAAGACATCAGCATGCAGACCCAGACACACAAGTCATTAGGCTGGCACATGCCCGACGTGATTACTCTGACGGGTCCCGAACAAAATGCGCAAGGACTCACTTGTGCTGAATATATATGTCAGACATGGCCTGTCACCGGTGCATATGTTTTGCGTATTTTGGATGTATTCGGTGATGGAATGGACTGTAGTGATTCAGATAGGAAATTAGGTAAGCCATCCTCTAAGCTATCGCACAGGTACCTACATGTATATATGCGAGACACTAATACTGTTAGTAACATTGCCCACCGGTCATTTATAACGGCTTTGGTGACGTCCTCCGACGGGCTGGTTAAGGCTGTAGGCACAGCTGCCTTTCTCTGCGAGGTTGGAGTAATATTTGGTTGGCTATGTGCTGCTTTTCGGACATGTCCAACAGAAGGCCAAATCGCTTCGGGCTCGCCACAAATCAACAAGGTTATCGAATTGCATTCGAAAGTACTTTGTTTCGAAATGAGCGGCGTGATTGGAATGGCGTGGCGGAAAGAAGATTCAAAGCCAGGACAGTGCTGGCACAGCTTGTTTGGCAACCCTATTGTCGTCAAAGGGTATCCAATGTCACAACGCCCAAAATGCAATACCGGAATCGAAATACCACTTCAGATGGCGGCCGCATTTATAGCAGCTCCAAGGCTGCACCGTTTTCTGGGACACTACTATCTCAAAGGCTTCTCCGCAATACTCATTGCTGTGGAGGTTGTGAGAAATGTTGTCCTGTGGCATCATTGGTACAACCCTACCGGGAAGAGAATCTCGTATCTAGACGCTGCTACAGCGGAAGGCAAGATTGAGATAAGCTTGGAAGACTTGCGTTCTCGAAGACACGTAGGTTGGTGTTCTGAGGCACTGTGTATGGCTGGTAAGTACACAAGGTTGTCAGGAACAGGGCCCCTGTTAACTTGTTTCTTCTCCAGGAGACAAAAGTGCTAAGTATCAGATTGGAAGCTCCAGGCTACCTTGTCCGAGCCGCGAGTTCTCTCTCGAGAAAGTGTCATTTTCAGTGGGACAGATTGTGACTGGCGGATGTCAATTTAGCATTGGCAAGAAAGATGTCCCTCCTCACATAACTAAACAGGGTTATATTGCCAAGCTAAGGCGGATAGATCAGAAATATGTTGTCATgtgggatgaagaggacaaACGGGCCTGGCTTGTTAAAGGAACCGGGGCCTTGCTGCACTTAGAGCGTCACTAGAGCATTGTCGTGATGATAAGTTCAGCTCTGAGTTCCTCTACGACTTCAACGCCTTTGAAGAACCGAATACACGATTTGAAAGGGACTTATCTGTCAAAGCCCTTCTCAATTTGActaacgtatattataagcgagtcgtacatataagcgagtcgtacagtctccaccacgacgcgtcctccttacacctaacatcaattttttccacaacccaatatgcctcctacttcaaaggaagccaggatactcttagcccttgaggctcttcgaatcaatgaaaaattaagcctccgagctgcagctaagctctacaacgtaccagctatgactctctctaaccgacgcgccggccggcctgcacgacgcgatataacacccaattcgaaaaagatgactcaatcggaagaggaagctattgtccgatatattattgagctatgtacgcgtgcttttccaccaagattgcgtagtgtagatgatatggccaaccaactgctacgcgtacgcgacgcgccccctgttggcaagttctgggcacataacttcgtcaaacgtcagccacagctccgtacgcgttttaagcgtagatacgactaccagagggctaagtgcgaggatccaaaggtcattgccgagtggtttgcgctcgtacggaacactaaggctaagtacggtattgtagatgacgatatctacaacttcgacgagactgggtttatgataggtattatcttcgcgggcatggtagttacgacctcggacggccttagtaaggcgaaaactagcccagcctggtaaccgcgaatgggcaacggtaatccagggagttaatgccctcggttgggccatccctccttttatcatcttggccgcgcagtaccaccttgccaacgaggcactaagcaagcgcaggagagccaaaaaaacacgtgtgcggcttggaggatcacttactgtgcaggatgcacacgatctacttgaccagaaggccgtgggtggggaggcagtggaagaaacgcagccggatggtagtggtgtagggggtgcttgtacaaaggttcaatgctgtggtgtatgcggcaagcctggccataatgcacgtacttgccaggaggctgtagaatcgtctgattcggctgtttctgatgtaattatagttggtttctagtgttgttatgttgcaattgaggatagttgttgtagggtggtggagactgtacgactcgcttatatgtacgactcgcttataatatacgttaacAGAAAGCTTCATATCTGCTGCGAGGAAAGAATACATGAGAAGACGCCTACAAGGTCCACCTTTTCACTAGACCCACACCTGGTGTTTGCTCTTGGGGCGTATTAGTGTTGGTTTTCCACACTCTGTAAATTTAACCTTGAAAACTCAATAATACTGTTTGTTGATCAATTTACACCTGCTTCCTGGGCCTCATTTTCGTGGTCAGCGACCTTCCTAAGCCGCTGTCCTACATTTTCTGGGAGCCTCTTTGGCAGACCTGGAGGAGATTATTGTCAACAGACCGGAGGCAAAGGTCGAGATTCTGGACAGGCTCTTCAAGTCTGAGAATGTCGATCCACAAACATTCCCACATGGCGGAATCATATTCAGCCTCCCAGCGAAACTAAGGCGGGGCCACGGAGAGGATCTAACAAGCCCCCCCGGTCAGGCCATAGCCTCGACATGCTCGACAAGGACCGATGATCAAGGTCCCACTCCCTGTCCAACAATTGCCAACAGTTCAAGTGCCACCGGCTCCTCAGAAAACACTGTGGATACCGACGCATCAAGTCAGAACACGTCGGCAACACCACCGGGAATATCTCGCACAGTACCCTATTCAACCAATGCTCAGGtatcaaccccaacaaccgaAAATACCTCCATCTCTGAGGACAACGGAGCAGGCCTTAGTTTTGGGGTTGGACTCTTCACAAAACCGACGAAACGACCGGTAGATGGCAATGATTCGCAGTACGAAGACGGCGCTACGAAAGGCAGCAAGAGGATGAGGCTTTTGAATCTGGTCTCGAGAGGTTCTTACAGTTCTGATACATCATAGGCACAGGTGCTGGGAATTCAATAGTAGTGGTCCCCCAAATGTCAGGTTCTTTAATCTAGGTACCTA comes from the Podospora pseudocomata strain CBS 415.72m chromosome 5, whole genome shotgun sequence genome and includes:
- a CDS encoding hypothetical protein (EggNog:ENOG503P9QR), which produces MSSRKKLEKSSAILFAVAAAILRLSCPVHQPHHQIFSTELKNVLRYRIAPTEARVPSNKLQPQPPDALRDAYLSFRPFHLVITGHHRYLYISYRDNSPAGVHHKTRTFPDGQLNSTTPFLPRATRQGFSLLAKRRPAVPRVLPTLSASLDSTYTPRPDDAQTTRLVSQPPPNSLSNHLNLFALFLCLGQPPLSTLCCSPVAPPCNHPLTASLSSGLLAKHFDDLCHCKVSQTAAQQQGTCVGSPLPSLPFALLGRPPRLSHHHKDADPFHQSLTKHIKQQRETEPLLCVPRGFIYCPVFSTVPPHFNTTRAMSSPQGSPNDMNAQSYMLVPNLHVPDANTSEMDLNSHSWMMATVIEDDDLMFGGKPLSAWYEEDRRRFSSGQDEEEEPRGRQRERTESSTHHSHQHHPQQPQQHRHHGKNTKDPKQQ
- a CDS encoding hypothetical protein (COG:F; EggNog:ENOG503NZMH), translating into MAWRKEDSKPGQCWHSLFGNPIVVKGYPMSQRPKCNTGIEIPLQMAAAFIAAPRLHRFLGHYYLKGFSAILIAVEVVRNVVLWHHWYNPTGKRISYLDAATAEGKIEISLEDLRSRRHVGWCSEALCMAGDKSAKYQIGSSRLPCPSREFSLEKVSFSVGQIVTGGCQFSIGKKDVPPHITKQGYIAKLRRIDQKYVVMWDEEDKRAWLVKGTGALLHLERH